The following DNA comes from Emys orbicularis isolate rEmyOrb1 chromosome 13, rEmyOrb1.hap1, whole genome shotgun sequence.
CACCAAAGAGTTCATGAGACAGGTACGCCAGCCGGCGGCAGCGGGACATGCTGGGACTCCTGTCTCTGGGGGGGGTAGCCCAAAGCATTGTGGGATGCTTCCTCGCACGCAGCCTAGGCCTAGAGGGGAGGGGCTTATAGCCCTGGTACAATGGTGCCAAGGAgagaccctgggcagcagggcttgggtacAGCTTACTCTGGCTGGGAAGCCAGCCCTATACTTAGTAGTGCTGCACTGCACCCTCCAGCCACCAGAAGGCCCCCTTCCTGTTCTGTCTTCCCTGAGAAGGGGTAGCCCCTGCTGTGGAACCTCTGATCTGTGTTAACCCCTTCCACTTcctgctgggggggtggagataGACTTCATTAGCATAAAAGGGGTGGAGCTTTTAGCCCCATATTTATTTAAAGGGCTAGTCCTGGCATTTTGGACCACTGCCCAGCTCCCTCTTGTTGTACCCTCGTCCACTAGGAGGTGCTGCACCAAAGGGGGCACTTGCTGACCCCTTGTCTCCCTCCTGCAGGTCATAGAGATCGACAGCACGTGGCTGCTGGAGGTGGCCCCTCATTACTACAAGGCGAAGGAGCTGGAGGACGCTTCTGCTAAGAAGCTGCCCAAGAAAGTGGGCAAGACACGGGAGGAGCTGGGCTAGAGGCCCTGGAGGCCAAAGCCGGCCCCTCAGGACTGCGTTATTTTGGGGGAGGCTACCCCTTTTCTATGGACTCTGTACAGCTGTATAGCGTGTTCTGGCCAAGGAGGGCAGCAGAAACAAAGCGATTTTTAAATTAAGCCAGAcctggtctcctcccctcctcagGCTAACGGCTTCAGAGCCGGGCCACCCTTGGGAGACCATCTGGCTCCCTGGTGTGGGTGTAAGTTCAAGGCCAAGGGGACTTCCAGCTTTTAATAGACAccctccctgggctgccctgTCACCAGTGACAGCTGAGCCCTGTGCTTGCCCTTGAGTCTCCTGCTGCCTCATTGCCCCACTGGTGGGTTCTCTCTCCCCATGGCCCTGGAATTCACCAGAGGGCGGCTGCTGCCTAGGTCGTGGCCTCATCGCTGCTGGGGGTTGTTCTCTGCAGGGGTTTGAGCTTGTTTGTAATTGCTCAGCGTGGgggtgggaatcaggactcctgggctctgaggggggtggggtcaAGGGGTTAGAGCAGCACCAACACAGCTGTAAAGCACCTGGCAGGGGGTTGCCAGGAAGGAGTGAGTGCTCTCAGCAGTCAACCCTTTTCTCCCACCCATGTACGGCTGGGCAGGAAGGACTGAGCTGGGAGCAGCTAGGGAAGACCCCACCAGGGGAGGAACAGTCCTAGGGGCTAGGAAGTTGCCTCATCTCTGGGGCCAGCAGGGAGCATTGCTTTGTGCTGGGATTAAACAGGCCCCATTGCTGCctccgccgcctcctccccccccaggccAAGACATGAGAGCCCCATGTCCTTCCTCTGCCATAAGCCCTCCCTACATGTTGAATTCCAGCTCCCCTGTGCACCAGTGAGATGCTGGTGTCCCACAGCTTCCCTATGCCTCCAACACAGCTGGTGTCTCCAGGCCTAgacgccccccagctccctgccgtCCCAGAgccactggccccagcccagccatttCTCCACACGGCTTTATTATGTACAGTTAAGTTACAAGTGGTTCTTTACAGTacttggcagggaggggggagggggcagggcacagaCCATGCAGCGGAGCCGGCGGACCAGGCTTTGTGCGTTGAGGCGACATCAGCTCACAAGAGTCACAACATCCGGGGCTGGCTCAGCTGTCCCTGTAGCCCCCTGACGCCGCCTGCTGTTTGCCAGCCAGGGCAGAAAAGAGCAGCTGCAGAGAGGGTCTGTGCTCCAACAGGCCCAGGCCAaccagagcggccaccagcagcTTCTTCGCCTTGACCACAGGTGGTGGGGACGGCATCAGCTACAcggaggggagaggggcaggcgTTAAACGCTGGGGCAGCTGCTTTCACGGATCATCTGCCAGTACCCCACACAGTAGTGCCCTGGCTCCACTCCAGGAGACAGAAGAGCTACCTGCCCCAGCAGTGGTATGGCCCGCCCCGGCACTCACCTTGTCTATCCGGTGACAGCGGATCAGCCCTCTGGAGTCCAAGAAGAAAGTGGAATAGGCATCATAGGTCCTGGAAGGGGAGTATAATAAAGGACAGTCAAATCTAGTGTAAGGTTTATTGGGGAGGTTTTGGgcctggttgggggggggagcactGCTAGCCCCCCAGGCAGGTGTCTCTAAGGCagctgttctcaaacttttgtgatCATGCCCCCCCCCTTGAGTCTTTCCCCCTCCACCACACAATACATATACTGATACATGCAGCGACACTTCACTTGAATCAGTTTCAGCTTCTTTATCACTTGAGGGTTTCGTATCTGTTGCACAACAGTCGGTTGCAATAAGAGCAAGCGCAAACCTGCAATTGTGGCCTGTGCTGACAATTAAACGTACACGCCGCCTCGCAGCAAACAAGTTAACGTACAGATGGCAGTGACTTTGTAGGACGCTCTGCAAGCTGAACAGAAATCTGGCAGAAGGCACAGCGCCAGTTGAGGGCCTGATATgtctggagcagtggttctcaacctagtcACCACtatgggccgcatccaatactacccgTATGGCCCTGAGCATGTCACGTAGGCCACGGCTTTGTGGGCCGCaacttgagaaccactgaaatggctttgctagttattcactGCTGTGAGTAAAATATGTGCAGTAAGGCTTTTTCCCCCCCTAtagctcttcccctcctcccagaaGGGcccgccccccagtttgagaacctctgctctaagggccatgggggggggaaggatgctGGGACTTACTCCAGGGGAATACCAAATCTTAGGGCTTCAAGCAGCTCAAAGGCAGTGGCTCTGGGAGGCAGAgaaaacacccccccacactgggagcagctggggaagaccCCATTGGGGGAGGAGCAGTCCTAGGGGCTAGGAAGTTCCCCCCCTCTCTGAGGTCAGCAGGGGCATTGCTTTGTGCTGAGGTTAAACAGTCCCTagccctggctcagggaggtCACGGCCCTGGAAAGCCCAGCAGGGAAGGAAAAAGGGCAACTCCCAGGAGTGGCTACACAGCTCATCAGAAGAAAGAGACAGGAGCAGCGAACATCTGTACAACACggtgagggagggtgggtgcgGGGTGCCAGGCCAGGCTCTCACCTGTACAGCTCTCTCTTGTCCCTCTTGTAGAAGCGCAGCAAGAGGACGTGGAAGGGGACCCCTGTGATGCGCCAGCGGGCCTGGACGCTCCAGTTCTCGGGGTGTTGCGTCAGCTTCAGCACCTCCAGCCGCATGTTGGCGAAGTAGTTCCAGGCCACGAGGCGGCACAGGGTCAGCGCCAGCTGGTACATGGCTCGGCCCCTGGCGGCGGGGAAGGGCAGGACAGCCCTCAGGCTAAGGCTAGGGCCTCCAGATTGAGGGGATCCCAATGTGGCACCCACCCCCGGGCCAGGTGAAGAATGGGCCGATCCAAaccctcccagcccctgggggAAGAATGGGCCTGTCCCACCTGCTCCCAGGATGAGAGTGGGATAGGCCCACCCCTTCTGAGAGGGGCATggtcatctccccccaccccaacaaccCTCGCCAATGGGAGGAATTGAGTCAATCCTCCCTCCCAAGGGAAAGTGGGCCGGTCCCACCACTCCCCCAGGGCAAGAGTAGTGGCACAGCCCCTAAGCTCCACCCCCACCATGGGAAGAGTGGGCTGatcccacctgccacccccccaaagACAAGTGGCTTGgtccactgcccccaccccacccctggcttGGCACTGACCGAGTCCTCAGGTGCAGGATCTCGTTGACGAACTCCACGTCCTGAGAGTAGATCCCGTAGTCAGGTATCTTCCGGAAGAAATTTGGCAGCTGCAGGAGGACGAGGGGGAGAGCAAAGGCTCAGTGAGGGAAGAGGGGCCACGGGAAGGTGGGAGCCGGGTTCAAGTCCCGGCTCAGCCACTGACTCATTGTGCCGTTGAGCAAGACATGAATCTCTGGGCATCAGTTCCCCGGAACATGAGGAGAATAATCCTCCCTTTGTCTATGTACAGTGTGAGCTCTTCAATGCAGGGCctgtccctccctgtgcctctgtgcagcgcccggcacaacaggCCCTGAACTCagcgggggcagggactgtctcgcgctgtgtgtctgtgcagcgcccggcacgacggcaCTGCACAGGTGGCcctctaggtgttactgtaatacaagtgATCATGCCATGCTCACACCCTGGCAGGAGCCCCTCACTCAGCAAGATACCCCCTGCTGGCTGGTTCAGGGGCTGCACTGACAGTTAAGATCCCTCAATGGCACATGGAGCCTGTGTATAAGAAAGCCACCCTCTCCACTGGCCCTAGCCGACCCCCTCATTAGCAGCCTCAGCAGACAGGCCAGGGATGGTGGGCGCTCTCCTCTGCCCTCTACAGGGCATGTGTTGAAGTGCAGGGCTGAAGCAGATTGGCAGGGGATGCTGCATGCGGGGTATGCCCTGCCCCACTGCCCGTTCTGCCCCAACAATGGATTCCCTTTacccccaggagggaagggtggAGTACAAGGCTCCCATCAGTTCCTCATTCAGGCTGAGCTCAGAGGCCCCTTGCAGCTGTGTGACCCCTCAAAGCTGCCGGTAGGTCGCTATGGAGAGCCCAGAGGGCAGGAAGGCTCGGCTGTGTAAGGAGGAACAGAAATAAGAGCTGCCCTACAGGCCTGGGGCTGGCAGACGCTAgcaggaaaagtgttcagcagagATGGGATCCAGGCAGGGAAGAGAATCCGGGCAGCGGGCATGGGGAAACGAGGGATGGAGAAGACAGGCATACagccaggggagaagggggaatgaGGGGTCGAGAATCCAGACAGCCCACCCAAGGGAAAGGCaggggacccaggcatccgggccgTGGCgtacctcatgctgcagcttctcGTACATGACAGCCAGGTGCTTCTCCATGTTGGGGTCGTGGTTCCCAGGTGAGCCAGAGGTGGCACTGGTGGCTGTACCGGCAGTGGCCTGGAAGGGCATCCAGCAGGGCTTGCCGTAAAACAGGCTGTACAGAGAGTCCAGGGAGGCGCTGTCCAGGCCGGTGCCCTCACGCACGGTGATGTCATCCTCCCGCTGCCCATCCACTGTGGTGACAGAGGCCTCCATGCCCTCCAGAGGGGAGAGGGCAGCGAGCTGGCGGGGGCACCCCTGCTCCAGACCCTGCAGCAGCTCATGCAGGCTCAGCTTCTGCTCCAATGAACTCGGGAAGGTACCACGCACCAGGCTGGCCCCTGGAGGGGGCAACAGGACAGTCCTGGCAGCTTCCACCTGCTGCTCTACCAGTGACAAGTGGAACTTCAGGGCCATGGGTGGGCCCAGTGCCTGGGGGGccttctcccagcaggaggccagGTCCTGGAAGGGAGAAGCAATTAGAGGGACTGACACCACTCAGAGATTCTGCTGGGGTCCTTACAAGGGAAAGGCCCCATCTCCCAGTGCCCCCCGACCTGCGGGCAGattggagccagcaccccctagaggggaaaggctccatatcccatttccccacccgtAAGATAGACCAATCCCCTACAGAACAATCTCACGTGCACCCCTGATGAACCCTCCCCAAAATCCTGGGGTGGGGTTGACACATAATCAGGCAGAAAGAGTGAAAAGATTTATACCTTTAGCTCTCTCTAGAGCTGATCCTAATCTACATAGGCATGGATTtgcacagccctgctccccacattcCCAACCAAACCACAGACCTTACCCCTCAATCCTGCACTCAAAGTCACTACCActgcccctccactcctgtgGTCTTATGCCCCTCCACATTCACCCTACagtcccagaccctgcacccgccacaggccccagccctgcatccccCAATGTCTGCAGTCCTCTGCACCCCCAGGCCCCAACCATGCATTCTGCATCCCTCACCACATGCAACGCCTGACCTCAGCCTCTACACCCTGCCCTCCACCCAGGTCCCAGCTTCTGCACTctgcagtcccctgcactccccaaCCTCTGCATCCCTCAGCCCATGCACacaccccagaccctgcacctctCCAAGACCATGCAACCCCCCAGTCCTCTACAGCCCCTCAGACCAAGCACCCTCTAAACCCCCAGGTTCtgcacccctccagcccccaactTACGCATTCTGCAGTCCCCTGCACTACCAGTTTCCAGTCATGCATCCTGTATCCCACAGCCCATGCACATCCCCCAGACCCAACACCCAGCCCATGCACCCTCCATAGACcctgccccaggaccccgcctaggacatcctgccctgtgccccctcctcaccccagcaTAGCAGCCCCGCCCCTCTATCTTTGGCCCCGCCCCTCTATCTttggccccgccccctgacctCGACCcgtccctggccccgccccgtcCGTCACTCACTTGCTGCCGCGCCCGGTAGCAGCAGCGCGGGGACTCGCCCGGTCCCCACCGGGCCCCGCCCCAGCGGCAGCGCGGCCCCCACCAGCGGGCGGCGGGGCCCAGGAGCCCGGCCACGGTCCGGCTCCGCTGGTACATGACAGACACGCGGGGCGGCCCCGGCTGCTCGCTCGCTCCGCTCAGCCGGCGAGACCACTGCGCACGCGCCGCCGCCACCAACGGGCGCGGCGCACAGGCGCACTGAAAAGCCCGAGCGTCCGGGAAGGCGCCATGCGCACGCGTCGCCCCTCCCACCCAGCGGTCTGTCGGCACTACGCATGCGCCGGTGGGAGGCGAGTGATTCTTCCTCGCGCCGGGAAGGTGACCGTTCGGCGACCAGAGAGCGCATGCGCACTCGGGGGGGggctgattaaaaaaataaaagctgttgGCCGTCCCGCTGGCGCCTGCGCAGATCAGCACATGCGCACTAAGGAAGCTGGGCGTCCAAAAGATTTGCGCGTCCGCACTGACACCTCCCTGGCGCAAGAGAGGAGGAAAGTGCGGGCTTGTACGCATGCGCATTAGAGAAAGTGTTCACCGGGCCTCAGTTAGGAGGAGGGGCTTAAACCACGGAGGGGCGAAGCTTGCCCATAATAGGGGAGGGGACATATTGATGGGAGGGGCTTAACTcgctcagggggcggggccacaTTGGAGGGAAGGTCTTACCTCCCAAAGAGGGAGGGGCTCATTTGGGGCCGGGCTTAACCCACTCGGGGTGGGGCCTCATTGGAGTGAGGGGTTCACTGGGGCTGGCTTAACCactcaggggtggggcctcattgGAGGGAGGGGTTCACTGGGGCTGGCTTAACCactcaggggtggggcctcattgGAGGGAGGGGCTTAGCCCATACAGGGGAGGAGCTTAACTCGTGATGGGCGGGACTTCattggagggagaaggaggagccTCAATTGGCTGCTGCTGCAGATCTGATTCCATCCTTCCCCCAGATCTCCCTGTGGGTGGCATGGGACTTGAATCCCATCCAGGTGTGGtccctccctgctgcctccctccctgaggAGGGGCCCCCTCTGGGAACAAGACTCCCACTCatcattataataattaatgtatTCTTCATAGATTGTGGTGTCCTCCTGGGTTTCCTTTCATAACCCATGCCCTgcctgtgccaggcgctgtacaaacacatggccTCAAACCCCCACCAAGGAGGAGGATTAAAATAATTGCAGGATGCGGCCCTAACCGTTGCTTCTTTCTGTCTGCAGACCACAGACAGAACCCCCAGCACCACAGCTCACGCTCCTATCCCTCCACCCTGCCGACCTCCCCGCAGAGCCGTGGGAACAGCCCGGTGCCTTCTGTGTTGTGACAGCTGCATATATCAGACTGATCACCATCATCTtgcactccccgccccagccccccagaCTGGCTGTTGCATCGTAGACttggattgtgagctctttggggaggGGCCGTCTTTCCATCATGTGCTTGTGCAACCTGGCCTGATGGGGTGACACCACAATACgattaataaacaataataacaCTGGAgttggcacacacacacaaggtctCAGGCCCTCCAGCATGGAGcatcagggacacacacacacgccacatgacatgtgtgacaaagtgggggattttcttgagttttgcatgaatactgtgtgggtctcagtttccctgtgtgctgtgtgacgaggtggtgggagagggagtttgttgctacagaggaccaggtgtgacctcgcCTAGCAGTCGAGACCCTGGACAACTGCCTGGAGATGGGAGACCCTAGCGACTGGTGACCAGGAGGCCCACCCCAGCTTGGCAGTCAGCCatttctggccagtgggaggacaaagggctgaggagagaggaccccggtgctTGACCCACCGGTTCCAGCCAGTGGGGAACAAACGATGGaagagaggaggcccaggtgagCTGGTTATCTGGGAccaaagacaaaggacaggggaggagctgttgggggAGATGATATAGCATGATGGGCTGAAACGAGGAGGCTTCCGGGCTGCGGAGAGAGCAGCCAGAGccacctggatgcaggagagacctagatgtactgtgctgagggaggtTAGGCCTGAGGCTCTGAGAGTTTTCTATGCtgtgttcagacgctcaataaaccctcctgttttatgctggctgagagtcacggcaGGCTAGATATCGGGGTTGCATTATTCCTTCTGGGTgtggaggccccaggggtccagagcaagtggactccctgagggggcacACGGCAAGAGACaggcgtgctgaaggctcagagagacGCGGTTCCAGGAGGCGGGGGGGCTTACGGCTTAACGCCCAAGAGAGAGTGGACTCCCGAGAAGGACTGTCACACTGTAGGGGCTTCCTCCCAGGGACCGTACGCAGCCGAGAAAGAGCACAagtcctgtgagtccgtgacaatgtgtttttttttttaaaaagagctgatTTCTGACatgaaattctttttttaatggcacgcttGCCCGTAAATCATGGCTTCATCCGATAATACAGATATCTA
Coding sequences within:
- the C13H6orf136 gene encoding uncharacterized protein C6orf136 homolog codes for the protein MYQRSRTVAGLLGPAARWWGPRCRWGGARWGPGESPRCCYRARQQDLASCWEKAPQALGPPMALKFHLSLVEQQVEAARTVLLPPPGASLVRGTFPSSLEQKLSLHELLQGLEQGCPRQLAALSPLEGMEASVTTVDGQREDDITVREGTGLDSASLDSLYSLFYGKPCWMPFQATAGTATSATSGSPGNHDPNMEKHLAVMYEKLQHELPNFFRKIPDYGIYSQDVEFVNEILHLRTRGRAMYQLALTLCRLVAWNYFANMRLEVLKLTQHPENWSVQARWRITGVPFHVLLLRFYKRDKRELYRTYDAYSTFFLDSRGLIRCHRIDKLMPSPPPVVKAKKLLVAALVGLGLLEHRPSLQLLFSALAGKQQAASGGYRDS